In one window of Serinus canaria isolate serCan28SL12 chromosome 18, serCan2020, whole genome shotgun sequence DNA:
- the STXBP4 gene encoding syntaxin-binding protein 4 isoform X4, which yields MSLLSPGAEDEPERFDGLSLLYWTIMGPHGINRAVHRISFSDCQNGLGVKIIGGYRAQTAEDYGIFIKRILPGGVAAVDSRLLTGDLILDVNGENLVGVTNERAVDILRTASASNHMSLLVARDEEAKKEFHDLMDKYGSHSDTTSARTSPTHQLAAKSRDSLSSGSSSRSQSPQLQLKDSITSSSRNNSVPPPSPKLPNDSAFQIISVCKRTILGLNIVGGINRNEGPLVYVQEIIPGGDCHKDGRLKPGDQLVSINKESMIGVSYEEAKSIINRTKTRFENFWEIAFIRLKNTPSLPQNLQHPFSLLTSSVAHGEQQAAALGPLPSPSGRLVSPFPPDAMETGVKMGEHSPITALDSNPADVSATVIAPSQNDDCEPQGKNLSIHLKTEKLERALNYLGIQLTDEQQQALRQQLHKDSKGTVSFGDFVEVSRNLLSVQSNETDDGHKSETFGNSEVASLQDSQFVTCDSLEDDVEKLKKERNEALKEMSKLKEELSESVNLQKQLAEQLQVVKQEAKAAVEETRALRSRIHLAEAAQRQARGMELDYEEVIRLLEAEIGELKAQLTEHSGQNKESIHDLRKRVTVLDCQLRKSESARKTFEVATEKLLQFVEVVHEILSDNSTSSTILSDRRTLSTKALLARLGRVGPTVTAALAAEAKDLAKSVRAILEVDCLPYGWEEAYTADGIKYFINHVTQTTSWIHPVTSALSLLCSEEEEEDGIRDLPRPKS from the exons ATGTCCTTGCTTTCTCCAGGGGCTGAAGATGAACCAGAGCGTTTTGATGGTCTCTCTCTTTTATACTG GACCATTATGGGCCCTCATGGAATAAATCGAGCTGTTCACCGCATCTCTTTCTCTGATTGCCAGAATGGATTAG GAGTTAAAATTATTGGAGGTTATCGGGCACAAACAGCAGAAGATTATGGGATTTTCATAAAGAGAATTCTACCTGGGGGTGTGGCTGCTGTAGATA GCCGTTTGCTCACTGGGGACCTAATTCTGGATGTCAATGGAGAAAACCTGGTTGGAGTAACAAATGAAAG GGCTGTTGACATCCTGAGAACAGCCTCTGCCTCTAATCACATGTCTCTGCTTGTTGCTAGAGATGAAGAAGCAAA gaaagaatttcatGACCTAATGGATAAGTATGGCTCTCACAGTGACACAACCTCTGCAAGAACCTCTCCAACACATCAGTTAGCTG CAAAATCTAGAGACAGCCTTTCTTCTGGATCATCCTCAAGATCACAGAGTCCTCAGTTGCAGCTGAAGGATagcatcaccagcagcagcagaaataattctgtCCCACCACCATCCCCAAAGCTTCCAAA TGACAGTGCGTTTCAGATTATCTCTGTTTGCAAAAGAACAATCCTAGGTTTGAATATTGTAGGAGGAATTAACAGAAATGAAGGGCCTTTGGTATATGTTCAAGAAATTATCCCTGGTGGTGATTGCCATAAG GATGGACGATTGAAACCTGGGGATCAGCTTGTGTCCATCAACAAAGAGTCCATGATTGGAGTCTCCTATGAAGAGGCAAAAAGTATAATCAACAGAACAAAGACGAG GTTTGAAAATTTTTGGGAGATAGCCTTTATTAGGCTGAAAAACACACCCAGTCTTCCACAGAATCTGCAGCATCCTTTCAGCCTCTTAACATCTTCTGTAGCTCATGGAGAgcaacaggcagcagcacttggtcctcttccctctcctaGTGGGAGGCTGGTTTCACCATTCCCTCCAGATGCT ATGGAAACTGGAGTCAAGATGGGAGAGCACTCTCCAATTACTGCTCTAGACAGCAATCCTGCTGATGTGTCTGCCACGG ttattGCCCCCAGCCAGAATGATGATTGTGAGCCCCAAGGAAAGAACTTGAGTATTCAtctcaaaacagaaaagctggagagg GCACTGAATTATCTTGGGATTCAGCTCACAGATGAACAGCAGCAAGCCCTAAGGCAGCAGCTTCATAAAGATTCTAAAGGAACAGTGTCTTTTGGAG atttcGTTGAAGTTTCAAGAAATCTGTTGTCTGTGCAATCAAATGAAACTGATGATGGCCACAAATCTGAAACCTTTGGGAACAGTGAAGTTGCCAGCTTACAGGACTCACAG TTTGTAACCTGTGATTCCTTGGAGGATGATGTAGAAAAacttaagaaagaaagaaatgaagctttaaaagaaatgaGCAAATTAAAG gaagaATTGTCTGAATCTGTGAACTTACAGAAGCAGTTGGCAGAGCAGCTACAAGTAGTCAAGCAA GAAGCCAAGGCAGCTGTGGAGGAGACAAGAGCCCTGCGCAGCAGAATTCACCTTGCAGAGGCTGCTCAGAGGCAGGCCCGGGGAATGGAGCTGGACTATGAAGAGGTGATTCGCCTCTTAGAGGCTGAAATTGGAGAGCTGAAGGCTCAGCTCACTGAGCATTCTGGCCAAAATAAA GAGAGCATTCATGACTTGAGAAAGAGGGTTACAGTTCTTGACTGCCAGCTACGGAAATCAGAGTCGGCCAGGAAGACCTTTGAGGTGGCCACTGAAAAATTGCTACAATTTGTAGAG GTTGTGCATGAAATACTTTCAGATAACTCTACTTCCTCAACAATTTTAAG TGACAGGAGAACATTGTCCACTAAAGCACTTCTGGCTCGGCTGGGAAGGGTTGGACCGACTGTCACAGCAGCTCTTGCAGCAGAAGCCAAGGACCTTGCCAAGTCTGTCCGTGCCATTTTGGAAGTAGATT
- the STXBP4 gene encoding syntaxin-binding protein 4 isoform X5, whose product MSLLSPGAEDEPERFDGLSLLYWTIMGPHGINRAVHRISFSDCQNGLGVKIIGGYRAQTAEDYGIFIKRILPGGVAAVDSRLLTGDLILDVNGENLVGVTNERAVDILRTASASNHMSLLVARDEEAKKEFHDLMDKYGSHSDTTSARTSPTHQLAAKSRDSLSSGSSSRSQSPQLQLKDSITSSSRNNSVPPPSPKLPNDSAFQIISVCKRTILGLNIVGGINRNEGPLVYVQEIIPGGDCHKDGRLKPGDQLVSINKESMIGVSYEEAKSIINRTKTRFENFWEIAFIRLKNTPSLPQNLQHPFSLLTSSVAHGEQQAAALGPLPSPSGRLVSPFPPDAMETGVKMGEHSPITALDSNPADVSATVIAPSQNDDCEPQGKNLSIHLKTEKLERALNYLGIQLTDEQQQALRQQLHKDSKGTVSFGDFVEVSRNLLSVQSNETDDGHKSETFGNSEVASLQDSQFVTCDSLEDDVEKLKKERNEALKEMSKLKEELSESVNLQKQLAEQLQVVKQEAKAAVEETRALRSRIHLAEAAQRQARGMELDYEEVIRLLEAEIGELKAQLTEHSGQNKESIHDLRKRVTVLDCQLRKSESARKTFEVATEKLLQFVEVVHEILSDNSTSSTILSDRRTLSTKALLARLGRVGPTVTAALAAEAKDLAKSVRAILEVDCLPYGWEEAYTADGIKYFINTQAKSEKGRGMECRGINGRIKLFFPLAPAGSCPY is encoded by the exons ATGTCCTTGCTTTCTCCAGGGGCTGAAGATGAACCAGAGCGTTTTGATGGTCTCTCTCTTTTATACTG GACCATTATGGGCCCTCATGGAATAAATCGAGCTGTTCACCGCATCTCTTTCTCTGATTGCCAGAATGGATTAG GAGTTAAAATTATTGGAGGTTATCGGGCACAAACAGCAGAAGATTATGGGATTTTCATAAAGAGAATTCTACCTGGGGGTGTGGCTGCTGTAGATA GCCGTTTGCTCACTGGGGACCTAATTCTGGATGTCAATGGAGAAAACCTGGTTGGAGTAACAAATGAAAG GGCTGTTGACATCCTGAGAACAGCCTCTGCCTCTAATCACATGTCTCTGCTTGTTGCTAGAGATGAAGAAGCAAA gaaagaatttcatGACCTAATGGATAAGTATGGCTCTCACAGTGACACAACCTCTGCAAGAACCTCTCCAACACATCAGTTAGCTG CAAAATCTAGAGACAGCCTTTCTTCTGGATCATCCTCAAGATCACAGAGTCCTCAGTTGCAGCTGAAGGATagcatcaccagcagcagcagaaataattctgtCCCACCACCATCCCCAAAGCTTCCAAA TGACAGTGCGTTTCAGATTATCTCTGTTTGCAAAAGAACAATCCTAGGTTTGAATATTGTAGGAGGAATTAACAGAAATGAAGGGCCTTTGGTATATGTTCAAGAAATTATCCCTGGTGGTGATTGCCATAAG GATGGACGATTGAAACCTGGGGATCAGCTTGTGTCCATCAACAAAGAGTCCATGATTGGAGTCTCCTATGAAGAGGCAAAAAGTATAATCAACAGAACAAAGACGAG GTTTGAAAATTTTTGGGAGATAGCCTTTATTAGGCTGAAAAACACACCCAGTCTTCCACAGAATCTGCAGCATCCTTTCAGCCTCTTAACATCTTCTGTAGCTCATGGAGAgcaacaggcagcagcacttggtcctcttccctctcctaGTGGGAGGCTGGTTTCACCATTCCCTCCAGATGCT ATGGAAACTGGAGTCAAGATGGGAGAGCACTCTCCAATTACTGCTCTAGACAGCAATCCTGCTGATGTGTCTGCCACGG ttattGCCCCCAGCCAGAATGATGATTGTGAGCCCCAAGGAAAGAACTTGAGTATTCAtctcaaaacagaaaagctggagagg GCACTGAATTATCTTGGGATTCAGCTCACAGATGAACAGCAGCAAGCCCTAAGGCAGCAGCTTCATAAAGATTCTAAAGGAACAGTGTCTTTTGGAG atttcGTTGAAGTTTCAAGAAATCTGTTGTCTGTGCAATCAAATGAAACTGATGATGGCCACAAATCTGAAACCTTTGGGAACAGTGAAGTTGCCAGCTTACAGGACTCACAG TTTGTAACCTGTGATTCCTTGGAGGATGATGTAGAAAAacttaagaaagaaagaaatgaagctttaaaagaaatgaGCAAATTAAAG gaagaATTGTCTGAATCTGTGAACTTACAGAAGCAGTTGGCAGAGCAGCTACAAGTAGTCAAGCAA GAAGCCAAGGCAGCTGTGGAGGAGACAAGAGCCCTGCGCAGCAGAATTCACCTTGCAGAGGCTGCTCAGAGGCAGGCCCGGGGAATGGAGCTGGACTATGAAGAGGTGATTCGCCTCTTAGAGGCTGAAATTGGAGAGCTGAAGGCTCAGCTCACTGAGCATTCTGGCCAAAATAAA GAGAGCATTCATGACTTGAGAAAGAGGGTTACAGTTCTTGACTGCCAGCTACGGAAATCAGAGTCGGCCAGGAAGACCTTTGAGGTGGCCACTGAAAAATTGCTACAATTTGTAGAG GTTGTGCATGAAATACTTTCAGATAACTCTACTTCCTCAACAATTTTAAG TGACAGGAGAACATTGTCCACTAAAGCACTTCTGGCTCGGCTGGGAAGGGTTGGACCGACTGTCACAGCAGCTCTTGCAGCAGAAGCCAAGGACCTTGCCAAGTCTGTCCGTGCCATTTTGGAAGTAGATT
- the LOC103819978 gene encoding cytochrome c oxidase assembly protein COX11, mitochondrial yields the protein MALCGRGWARCARGLRLGVLPRPGLCGTRGIRGSNPFTRQQEEEWRRRNRSAVGYIAAAAVGMVGLSYAAVPLYRLYCQATGLGGTAGTGSDAERIERMEPVRDRLIRVTFNADTHASIQWNFKPQQSEIYVVPGETALAFYKAKNPTDKPVIGISTYNVVPFEAGQYFNKIQCFCFEEQRLNPQEEVDMPVFFYIDPEFAEDPKMAKVDLITLSYTFFEAKEGQKLPLPGYQ from the exons ATGGCGCTGTGCGGGCGGGGCTGGGCGCGCTGTGCCCGCGGGCTGCGGCTCGGGGTCTTGCCCCGGCCCGGGCTCTGCGGCACCCGCGGCATACGGGGCTCCAACCCCTTCACccggcagcaggaggaggagtggCGGCGCCGGAACCGCTCGGCCGTGGGCTACATCGCGGCGGCGGCCGTGGGCATGGTGGGGCTGTCGTACGCGGCCGTGCCGCTCTACCGCCTCTACTGCCAG GCCACGGGGCTCGGCGGGACGGCGGGGACGGGGAGCGACGCGGAGCGGATCGAGCGCATGGAGCCCGTGCGGGACCGGCTCATCAGGGTCACTTTCAATGCCGACACGCATGCCAGCATCCAGTGGAACTTCAAACCGCAGCAGAGCGAGATCTAC GTGGTACCAGGAGAGACTGCACTGGCAttttataaagcaaaaaatCCTACTGACAAACCAGTAATTGGAATCTCCACCTACAACGTTGTCCCCTTTGAAGCAGGACagtatttcaataaaatacag tgtttttgttttgaagaacaGAGGCTAAATCCTCAGGAGGAAGTGGACATGCCTGTCTTTTTCTACATTGACCCAGAGTTTGCAGAGGACCCTAAAATGGCTAAAGTTGATTTGATCACTCTCTCTTACACCTTCTTTGAAGCAAAGGAAGGACAGAAGTTGCCGCTTCCTGGGTATCAGTAA
- the STXBP4 gene encoding syntaxin-binding protein 4 isoform X8, with protein MSSTDPLTNTEKETIMGPHGINRAVHRISFSDCQNGLGVKIIGGYRAQTAEDYGIFIKRILPGGVAAVDSRLLTGDLILDVNGENLVGVTNERAVDILRTASASNHMSLLVARDEEAKKEFHDLMDKYGSHSDTTSARTSPTHQLAAKSRDSLSSGSSSRSQSPQLQLKDSITSSSRNNSVPPPSPKLPNDSAFQIISVCKRTILGLNIVGGINRNEGPLVYVQEIIPGGDCHKDGRLKPGDQLVSINKESMIGVSYEEAKSIINRTKTRFENFWEIAFIRLKNTPSLPQNLQHPFSLLTSSVAHGEQQAAALGPLPSPSGRLVSPFPPDAMETGVKMGEHSPITALDSNPADVSATVIAPSQNDDCEPQGKNLSIHLKTEKLERALNYLGIQLTDEQQQALRQQLHKDSKGTVSFGDFVEVSRNLLSVQSNETDDGHKSETFGNSEVASLQDSQFVTCDSLEDDVEKLKKERNEALKEMSKLKEELSESVNLQKQLAEQLQVVKQEAKAAVEETRALRSRIHLAEAAQRQARGMELDYEEVCLMDGKKLIQLMESNILSTRKPRVKKEEEWSAEE; from the exons ATGTCCAGTACAGATCCCCTCACAAATACAGAGAAGGA GACCATTATGGGCCCTCATGGAATAAATCGAGCTGTTCACCGCATCTCTTTCTCTGATTGCCAGAATGGATTAG GAGTTAAAATTATTGGAGGTTATCGGGCACAAACAGCAGAAGATTATGGGATTTTCATAAAGAGAATTCTACCTGGGGGTGTGGCTGCTGTAGATA GCCGTTTGCTCACTGGGGACCTAATTCTGGATGTCAATGGAGAAAACCTGGTTGGAGTAACAAATGAAAG GGCTGTTGACATCCTGAGAACAGCCTCTGCCTCTAATCACATGTCTCTGCTTGTTGCTAGAGATGAAGAAGCAAA gaaagaatttcatGACCTAATGGATAAGTATGGCTCTCACAGTGACACAACCTCTGCAAGAACCTCTCCAACACATCAGTTAGCTG CAAAATCTAGAGACAGCCTTTCTTCTGGATCATCCTCAAGATCACAGAGTCCTCAGTTGCAGCTGAAGGATagcatcaccagcagcagcagaaataattctgtCCCACCACCATCCCCAAAGCTTCCAAA TGACAGTGCGTTTCAGATTATCTCTGTTTGCAAAAGAACAATCCTAGGTTTGAATATTGTAGGAGGAATTAACAGAAATGAAGGGCCTTTGGTATATGTTCAAGAAATTATCCCTGGTGGTGATTGCCATAAG GATGGACGATTGAAACCTGGGGATCAGCTTGTGTCCATCAACAAAGAGTCCATGATTGGAGTCTCCTATGAAGAGGCAAAAAGTATAATCAACAGAACAAAGACGAG GTTTGAAAATTTTTGGGAGATAGCCTTTATTAGGCTGAAAAACACACCCAGTCTTCCACAGAATCTGCAGCATCCTTTCAGCCTCTTAACATCTTCTGTAGCTCATGGAGAgcaacaggcagcagcacttggtcctcttccctctcctaGTGGGAGGCTGGTTTCACCATTCCCTCCAGATGCT ATGGAAACTGGAGTCAAGATGGGAGAGCACTCTCCAATTACTGCTCTAGACAGCAATCCTGCTGATGTGTCTGCCACGG ttattGCCCCCAGCCAGAATGATGATTGTGAGCCCCAAGGAAAGAACTTGAGTATTCAtctcaaaacagaaaagctggagagg GCACTGAATTATCTTGGGATTCAGCTCACAGATGAACAGCAGCAAGCCCTAAGGCAGCAGCTTCATAAAGATTCTAAAGGAACAGTGTCTTTTGGAG atttcGTTGAAGTTTCAAGAAATCTGTTGTCTGTGCAATCAAATGAAACTGATGATGGCCACAAATCTGAAACCTTTGGGAACAGTGAAGTTGCCAGCTTACAGGACTCACAG TTTGTAACCTGTGATTCCTTGGAGGATGATGTAGAAAAacttaagaaagaaagaaatgaagctttaaaagaaatgaGCAAATTAAAG gaagaATTGTCTGAATCTGTGAACTTACAGAAGCAGTTGGCAGAGCAGCTACAAGTAGTCAAGCAA GAAGCCAAGGCAGCTGTGGAGGAGACAAGAGCCCTGCGCAGCAGAATTCACCTTGCAGAGGCTGCTCAGAGGCAGGCCCGGGGAATGGAGCTGGACTATGAAGAG
- the STXBP4 gene encoding syntaxin-binding protein 4 isoform X9 produces MSSTDPLTNTEKETIMGPHGINRAVHRISFSDCQNGLGVKIIGGYRAQTAEDYGIFIKRILPGGVAAVDSRLLTGDLILDVNGENLVGVTNERAVDILRTASASNHMSLLVARDEEAKKEFHDLMDKYGSHSDTTSARTSPTHQLAAKSRDSLSSGSSSRSQSPQLQLKDSITSSSRNNSVPPPSPKLPNDSAFQIISVCKRTILGLNIVGGINRNEGPLVYVQEIIPGGDCHKDGRLKPGDQLVSINKESMIGVSYEEAKSIINRTKTRFENFWEIAFIRLKNTPSLPQNLQHPFSLLTSSVAHGEQQAAALGPLPSPSGRLVSPFPPDAMETGVKMGEHSPITALDSNPADVSATVIAPSQNDDCEPQGKNLSIHLKTEKLERALNYLGIQLTDEQQQALRQQLHKDSKGTVSFGDFVEVSRNLLSVQSNETDDGHKSETFGNSEVASLQDSQFVTCDSLEDDVEKLKKERNEALKEMSKLKEELSESVNLQKQLAEQLQVVKQEAKAAVEETRALRSRIHLAEAAQRQARGMELDYEEVCLMDGKKLIQLMESNILSTT; encoded by the exons ATGTCCAGTACAGATCCCCTCACAAATACAGAGAAGGA GACCATTATGGGCCCTCATGGAATAAATCGAGCTGTTCACCGCATCTCTTTCTCTGATTGCCAGAATGGATTAG GAGTTAAAATTATTGGAGGTTATCGGGCACAAACAGCAGAAGATTATGGGATTTTCATAAAGAGAATTCTACCTGGGGGTGTGGCTGCTGTAGATA GCCGTTTGCTCACTGGGGACCTAATTCTGGATGTCAATGGAGAAAACCTGGTTGGAGTAACAAATGAAAG GGCTGTTGACATCCTGAGAACAGCCTCTGCCTCTAATCACATGTCTCTGCTTGTTGCTAGAGATGAAGAAGCAAA gaaagaatttcatGACCTAATGGATAAGTATGGCTCTCACAGTGACACAACCTCTGCAAGAACCTCTCCAACACATCAGTTAGCTG CAAAATCTAGAGACAGCCTTTCTTCTGGATCATCCTCAAGATCACAGAGTCCTCAGTTGCAGCTGAAGGATagcatcaccagcagcagcagaaataattctgtCCCACCACCATCCCCAAAGCTTCCAAA TGACAGTGCGTTTCAGATTATCTCTGTTTGCAAAAGAACAATCCTAGGTTTGAATATTGTAGGAGGAATTAACAGAAATGAAGGGCCTTTGGTATATGTTCAAGAAATTATCCCTGGTGGTGATTGCCATAAG GATGGACGATTGAAACCTGGGGATCAGCTTGTGTCCATCAACAAAGAGTCCATGATTGGAGTCTCCTATGAAGAGGCAAAAAGTATAATCAACAGAACAAAGACGAG GTTTGAAAATTTTTGGGAGATAGCCTTTATTAGGCTGAAAAACACACCCAGTCTTCCACAGAATCTGCAGCATCCTTTCAGCCTCTTAACATCTTCTGTAGCTCATGGAGAgcaacaggcagcagcacttggtcctcttccctctcctaGTGGGAGGCTGGTTTCACCATTCCCTCCAGATGCT ATGGAAACTGGAGTCAAGATGGGAGAGCACTCTCCAATTACTGCTCTAGACAGCAATCCTGCTGATGTGTCTGCCACGG ttattGCCCCCAGCCAGAATGATGATTGTGAGCCCCAAGGAAAGAACTTGAGTATTCAtctcaaaacagaaaagctggagagg GCACTGAATTATCTTGGGATTCAGCTCACAGATGAACAGCAGCAAGCCCTAAGGCAGCAGCTTCATAAAGATTCTAAAGGAACAGTGTCTTTTGGAG atttcGTTGAAGTTTCAAGAAATCTGTTGTCTGTGCAATCAAATGAAACTGATGATGGCCACAAATCTGAAACCTTTGGGAACAGTGAAGTTGCCAGCTTACAGGACTCACAG TTTGTAACCTGTGATTCCTTGGAGGATGATGTAGAAAAacttaagaaagaaagaaatgaagctttaaaagaaatgaGCAAATTAAAG gaagaATTGTCTGAATCTGTGAACTTACAGAAGCAGTTGGCAGAGCAGCTACAAGTAGTCAAGCAA GAAGCCAAGGCAGCTGTGGAGGAGACAAGAGCCCTGCGCAGCAGAATTCACCTTGCAGAGGCTGCTCAGAGGCAGGCCCGGGGAATGGAGCTGGACTATGAAGAG